The DNA segment TTCCGGTTCCTTCCAGACGTCGAGACATGCCGCCCAGACCTGGGCCAAGCGGTAGGTGCGGCCGCTTTCTTCCGATGTCAGACGCTCCGCATCATCCTTCCGGCGGCGGGCGAGCGTGGCGCGGGGAACGATGCGGTGTTTGATCGTCTGGTCCGCCGGTGCAACCGCCTGGGTAACGCGGTCCAGTGCGTGCAGAGGAAAGCCGTTCTCGATCATGCCAGCGATGG comes from the Indioceanicola profundi genome and includes:
- a CDS encoding antitoxin Xre/MbcA/ParS toxin-binding domain-containing protein, translated to MYDAPLFDVATVLGIEVGNRNDVSPVAIAGMIENGFPLHALDRVTQAVAPADQTIKHRIVPRATLARRRKDDAERLTSEESGRTYRLAQVWAACLDVWKEPEAARAFLYRSHPLLDQRRPIDVVLGSDLGARLVEDILGRLKFGSAA